A genomic window from Bubalus bubalis isolate 160015118507 breed Murrah chromosome X, NDDB_SH_1, whole genome shotgun sequence includes:
- the LOC102413873 gene encoding melanoma-associated antigen 10-like, which yields MSVVPMNELCTSEEDLQGQIQAQGPVEAQLLGAEAEDASTPLASFPPVSSSSAAVDAEILFKQALNGMTTQLLEFLLLKYGTKEPIFQAEMLNTILRDNQAHFPVVFHKTTQCLQLAFGLDMKEVDHREHIYVMVPILGLTLNEMQRDEESIPKAGLLVMALSLILLAGDRVSEKKVWGALSKMGVFAGIEHCIYGEPKELLTQVWVRAGYLQYRQVPYSHPARYEFLWGPRAYAETSKQQVKDYLRKVNGRGPRFFPPRCA from the coding sequence ATGTCTGTGGTCCCGATGAATGAGCTCTGCACTTCTGAGGAAGACCTTCAGGGCCAAATCCAGGCCCAGGGCCCAGTGGAGGCGCAGCTCCTGGGGGCTGAGGCAGAGGATGCCTCAACCCCTCTGGCCTCCTTCCCTCCAGTCTCATCTTCCTCTGCCGCCGTGGATGCAGAGATCTTGTTCAAGCAGGCTCTGAATGGGATGACGACTCAACTACTGGAGTTCCTGCTCCTCAAGTATGGCACTAAGGAGCCGATTTTCCAGGCTGAAATGCTGAATACGATCCTCAGGGATAACCAGGCCCACTTCCCAGTGGTCTTCCATAAAACCACACAGTGCCTGCAGCTGGCCTTTGGCCTGGATATGAAGGAGGTGGACCACAGAGAGCACATCTATGTCATGGTCCCCATCCTGGGCCTCACCCTCAATGAGATGCAGAGGGATGAGGAGAGCATACCAAAGGCTGGCCTCCTGGTGATGGCCCTGAGCCTGATTCTCCTAGCAGGGGACCGGGTCAGTGAGAAGAAGGTCTGGGGAGCACTCAGCAAGATGGGGGTATTTGCTGGGATAGAGCACTGCATCTATGGGGAGCCCAAGGAGCTGCTGACCCAAGTGTGGGTGCGGGCGGGGTACCTGCAGTACCGGCAGGTGCCTTACAGCCACCCTGCTCGTTACGAGTTCCTGTGGGGTCCCCGGGCCTATGCAGAGACAAGCAAGCAGCAAGTCAAGGACTATCTGCGCAAGGTCAATGGAAGGGGTCCCAGGTTCTTCCCACCCCGGTGTGCATAG